The proteins below come from a single candidate division KSB1 bacterium genomic window:
- a CDS encoding site-specific DNA-methyltransferase, with translation PPFDTGADFSFSATIPDNPDTEENETTTFTKQPSIIEQKAYRDTWGRGLDSYLQWFYETAVLLRELLSEDGSIYVHLDWHIGHYVKTLMDEVFGYSNFLNEVVWAYFAFKRKTAKKFPMKHDVIMSWTKTDNYVWNTQFKPHSKEYLKRWKKDESGRYYRDDVNPTKGGTRIIYLDELEGDIIDSVWDDIPPVNPVAVERTNYSTQKPEKLIERIIKASSNEGDLVLDCFCGSGTTPAVAEKLNRRWIACDLGRFAIHTTRKRLLGIPGVRPFVVQNLGKYERQQWLGAEFQSAENKASVEQQYRHFILQLYHAVPLNGYTWLHGVKAGRLVHVSSVEAPVTITDIKNMVQEFWKIVGKESQLISNGIDVLGWDFAFEINETAAQFAAANKVDLKFKKIPREVLEKKAVEQGDIKFFELASLSVDVKIEKRTVSIALSDFIVPPDDVPEDVRTAITHWSQWIDYWAVDWNYQNDTFHNEWQSYRTRKDPKIELKTKHEYDKPGKYQVVIKVIDILGNDTTKMVEVEVS, from the coding sequence ACCCGCCGTTCGATACGGGCGCTGATTTTTCCTTCTCCGCCACCATCCCTGATAATCCCGACACCGAAGAAAATGAAACCACCACGTTTACCAAGCAGCCGAGCATTATTGAACAAAAAGCGTATCGGGATACCTGGGGGCGGGGATTGGATTCGTATCTGCAGTGGTTTTATGAGACGGCTGTTTTATTGAGAGAACTTCTTTCAGAAGATGGCTCGATTTATGTACATTTAGATTGGCATATTGGTCATTACGTTAAAACTTTAATGGATGAAGTTTTTGGCTATTCAAATTTCTTAAATGAAGTAGTGTGGGCATACTTCGCCTTTAAGAGAAAAACTGCAAAAAAATTTCCTATGAAGCATGATGTTATAATGTCATGGACAAAAACAGATAACTATGTCTGGAACACTCAATTTAAGCCACATTCAAAAGAATACTTGAAGAGATGGAAAAAAGATGAGAGTGGTAGATATTATAGGGATGATGTAAATCCGACAAAAGGAGGAACGAGGATAATTTATTTAGACGAGCTTGAAGGAGATATTATAGATTCTGTTTGGGATGATATTCCCCCAGTAAATCCTGTAGCAGTTGAACGAACCAATTACTCAACGCAAAAACCTGAAAAACTAATCGAACGAATCATTAAAGCCAGTTCAAATGAAGGCGACCTCGTCTTAGATTGCTTCTGCGGTTCAGGCACCACTCCTGCTGTTGCCGAAAAGCTCAATCGCCGCTGGATCGCCTGCGATCTGGGCCGATTTGCCATTCACACCACTCGCAAGCGGCTGTTAGGCATTCCTGGGGTGAGGCCATTTGTGGTGCAAAACCTGGGCAAATATGAGCGCCAGCAATGGCTGGGCGCCGAATTTCAGAGCGCCGAGAACAAGGCGTCAGTGGAACAGCAATACCGCCATTTCATTTTGCAGCTCTATCACGCCGTGCCGCTCAACGGGTATACCTGGCTGCACGGCGTCAAGGCAGGTCGCTTGGTGCATGTCAGCTCTGTGGAGGCGCCTGTCACCATCACGGACATCAAAAATATGGTGCAGGAGTTCTGGAAGATTGTGGGCAAAGAGTCGCAGCTCATCAGCAACGGCATCGATGTGCTGGGCTGGGATTTTGCCTTTGAAATCAATGAGACCGCTGCCCAATTTGCTGCCGCCAATAAAGTGGATTTGAAGTTCAAAAAGATCCCCCGTGAGGTGCTGGAGAAAAAAGCCGTGGAACAGGGCGACATCAAATTTTTTGAGCTGGCATCGCTTTCGGTAGATGTGAAAATTGAGAAGCGAACGGTTTCGATTGCGCTATCGGATTTTATCGTCCCACCCGACGATGTGCCCGAGGATGTTCGAACCGCCATCACCCACTGGAGCCAGTGGATCGACTACTGGGCTGTGGATTGGAATTATCAGAACGACACGTTCCACAATGAATGGCAGAGCTACCGCACCCGCAAAGACCCAAAGATTGAGCTGAAAACAAAACATGAATATGATAAGCCAGGCAAATATCAGGTGGTGATCAAAGTGATCGATATTCTGGGGAATGATACGACGAAGATGGTGGAGGTGGAGGTTAGTTGA
- a CDS encoding DEAD/DEAH box helicase family protein produces MPRRKRSKDQFELLDLRDRLSTAPCVPAIREAVAAWRQGGYKGVTDTTRELLNYWFHTDHRLYNGRPFRYYDAQREAIETLIYVYEVEKIRSRKALLERFAYDTKELRLPPFDDFARFCIKMATGSGKTKVMSLAIAWQYFNAVREDDQQYAKTFLIIAPNVIVFERLKTDFESGRIFRIDPVFPKHFSLMWDMEFYMRGDPERASSIGALYLTNIQQFYERESLSRNDEPEIMTAVLGSKPQTQKIEITDFDQRIAKREGLLLVVNDEAHHTHDEQNEWNNVIRRLHADRPLAAQLDFSATPRYSKGALFSWTISDYPLKQAIIDGIVKRPLKGISRVEEAKSDIATVRYKAFLIASVERWKEYNEQLKFLHRKPVLFIMMNTTEEAEDVADWLRQRYPEEFAGDKTLVIHTDRSGEISKKDLDKARKVAREVDSEESPVNAIVSVLMLREGWDVRNVTVVVGLRPYTAKANILPEQTIGRGLRLMFRDLSSDYQERVDIIGNKAFLSFVEDLEKIENIKFETFELGKERLKIFTIMPVPEKMDVDIGIPELTPILMRKKSLAQEIAAIDVMKFETNPLPLVEKDEDIKSFIYEGVDIITKEKILEREYQLPPVQTPEEVIGYYARLIAHDLKLPLQFAALAPKIKEFFHYKAFGRAVDLYEPLVIKAMSTNVARYVVCHEFEKRLRDAIVEETEPELLSQSRLLSTTPPFPFSKQLLESRKTVFNFVACDNEFERSFAKFLDGAEDVAAFAKLPEQFGFCIQYTDTRANIRNYYPDFVVKSQENKFWIIETKGREDVDVILKDQAAQLWCEKATSLTNSNWRYLKVPQQEFEKLHPETFEELCIALDH; encoded by the coding sequence ATGCCCCGCAGAAAACGCAGCAAAGATCAATTTGAATTATTGGATCTCCGTGATAGGCTTTCAACAGCGCCATGTGTGCCAGCCATTCGAGAAGCGGTGGCCGCCTGGCGACAAGGTGGTTATAAAGGTGTGACCGATACGACACGAGAGCTATTAAACTATTGGTTTCATACTGATCATCGGCTCTATAATGGACGACCGTTTCGATATTACGATGCCCAGCGTGAGGCAATTGAGACGCTGATTTATGTCTATGAAGTGGAAAAGATTCGCTCGAGAAAAGCACTATTGGAGCGATTTGCCTATGATACCAAAGAGCTGCGTCTGCCGCCATTCGATGATTTTGCTCGTTTCTGCATTAAAATGGCAACAGGCAGTGGCAAAACCAAAGTGATGTCCCTGGCCATCGCCTGGCAATATTTCAATGCCGTCAGAGAAGATGATCAGCAATACGCTAAGACCTTTTTGATCATTGCACCCAACGTGATCGTGTTTGAACGGCTGAAAACCGATTTTGAAAGTGGCAGGATTTTCCGCATCGATCCTGTTTTCCCGAAGCATTTTAGCTTGATGTGGGATATGGAATTTTATATGCGAGGAGATCCTGAGCGGGCCAGCAGCATCGGGGCGCTGTACCTCACCAATATCCAGCAATTTTATGAGCGAGAAAGCCTGAGTCGAAATGATGAACCTGAAATCATGACGGCGGTGCTTGGTTCAAAGCCACAAACCCAAAAAATCGAAATCACCGATTTTGATCAGCGCATCGCCAAACGAGAGGGCTTGCTTTTGGTCGTCAATGATGAAGCGCATCACACCCATGACGAGCAAAACGAGTGGAATAACGTCATTCGCCGCCTCCATGCCGATCGGCCGCTGGCGGCCCAACTGGATTTTTCAGCTACGCCACGTTATTCCAAAGGTGCTCTTTTTTCATGGACGATTTCCGATTATCCTTTGAAACAGGCCATCATCGATGGCATCGTTAAGCGTCCGCTCAAAGGCATCTCCCGAGTCGAAGAAGCTAAGTCTGATATCGCTACCGTAAGATATAAAGCGTTTCTGATTGCCAGTGTGGAGCGCTGGAAAGAATATAATGAACAATTAAAGTTTCTCCATCGAAAACCCGTGCTGTTCATCATGATGAATACCACCGAGGAAGCGGAAGACGTGGCGGATTGGCTCAGGCAACGATATCCAGAGGAATTTGCTGGGGACAAAACGCTGGTGATTCACACGGACCGCTCGGGAGAAATTTCCAAGAAAGATCTGGACAAAGCCCGCAAAGTCGCTCGAGAGGTGGATAGCGAAGAATCGCCCGTCAATGCCATCGTCAGTGTGCTCATGTTACGGGAGGGCTGGGATGTTCGGAACGTGACCGTCGTGGTGGGACTGCGTCCCTATACGGCCAAAGCCAATATTTTACCCGAACAGACCATTGGTCGTGGCTTGCGGCTCATGTTTCGTGATTTAAGTAGCGATTATCAGGAACGGGTGGACATCATCGGCAACAAAGCATTTCTCAGTTTTGTCGAAGACCTGGAAAAGATCGAAAACATCAAATTCGAAACGTTTGAACTTGGCAAAGAGAGGCTTAAAATTTTCACCATTATGCCTGTGCCAGAAAAAATGGATGTCGATATTGGCATTCCTGAATTGACACCGATTTTGATGCGGAAAAAATCGCTGGCGCAGGAGATCGCTGCCATTGATGTGATGAAATTTGAAACCAATCCCTTGCCCCTGGTCGAAAAAGATGAGGATATCAAATCCTTCATCTATGAGGGCGTCGATATCATCACGAAGGAAAAGATTTTAGAACGTGAATATCAATTGCCACCTGTACAGACGCCAGAGGAAGTGATCGGTTATTACGCCAGACTGATTGCTCACGATCTGAAGCTGCCACTCCAATTCGCCGCACTGGCGCCCAAGATCAAAGAGTTCTTTCATTACAAGGCATTCGGAAGGGCCGTCGATCTGTATGAGCCATTGGTGATCAAAGCCATGAGCACCAACGTGGCTCGTTATGTGGTTTGCCATGAATTTGAAAAGCGGCTGCGAGATGCCATTGTGGAAGAAACTGAGCCAGAACTGCTGAGCCAAAGCCGTTTGCTTTCGACAACCCCACCGTTCCCATTTTCAAAGCAGCTTTTGGAATCCCGAAAAACGGTGTTCAATTTTGTCGCCTGCGACAACGAATTCGAGCGCAGCTTCGCTAAATTTCTAGATGGCGCTGAAGACGTCGCTGCCTTTGCCAAGCTGCCCGAGCAATTTGGTTTCTGCATCCAGTACACCGATACCCGTGCCAACATCCGAAATTACTATCCTGATTTTGTCGTCAAAAGCCAGGAAAATAAATTCTGGATCATCGAAACCAAAGGCAGAGAAGATGTCGACGTTATTTTGAAAGATCAAGCCGCTCAATTATGGTGCGAAAAAGCCACCAGCCTCACCAACTCTAACTGGCGTTATTTGAAAGTGCCGCAACAGGAGTTTGAAAAATTGCATCCTGAGACCTTTGAGGAGTTGTGTATTGCACTGGATCATTGA
- a CDS encoding glycoside hydrolase family 3 C-terminal domain-containing protein, producing MAQELPLYLQPEIPIDQRVDDLVSRLTLEEKISQMMYHAPAIERLGIPEYNWWNECLHGVARAGIATVFPQAIGLAATWNTELIFEVADAISTEARAKHHEFVRQGQRGMYQGLTFWSPNINIFRDPRWGRGQETYGEDPYLTARMGVAFVRGLQGDDPNYFKVIATPKHFAVHSGPEPDRHYFDAITTEQDLRETYLPAFEACIREGRAQSIMGAYNRYQGEACCASHKLLVQILRGEWGFDGYVVSDCGAIRDIFESHQLVDSPEEAAAIAVKAGCDLNCGNYYQYLSTAVQRGYISESQIDLSVKRLFKARFQLGMFDPPEMVPYAQIPYQKNDCEEHRQLSLRAARESIVLLKNDNQMLPLKKNLKKIAVIGPNADDIEVLLGNYEGTPSRPVTILKGIQRKVAPSTQVVYRKGCDLIYPSKPQLRPVPASAFKPPIGYENQIGLRGEYFDNMTLEGEPFLVRFDSCIDLNWKINPPDPEMKPEHFSVRWTGILNVPESAQYELGVQSDDGFRLYLDNQLFLEDWTNHPPQTMSKAIILEANRDYQLKLEYYHNRGGALVQLGWIKPGDREDFFRAIDREFQEAVDLAAGADVIIMIGGIHPKLEGEEMPVDEPGFRGGDRTSLDLPGVQQQLLEALYATGKPVVLVLLSGSALSVNWANEHIPAIIQAWYPGQEGGTAVADVLFGDYNPAGRLPVTFYKSVDQLPPFEDYNMANRTYRYFKGEPLFPFGYGLSYTHFEYGKLQVRPKKIKPDENILVKVLVTNRGLVAGDEVVQLYLTDLKSPRPTPIKSLKGFRRIHLKPGEQQIVAFQLRPADLSSYDESRGWVLEPGQFEVMVGGSSKSGLKAKFYVHQ from the coding sequence ATGGCTCAAGAACTTCCGCTCTACTTGCAACCAGAAATCCCGATTGATCAACGCGTCGATGATCTGGTCTCTCGGCTGACTTTAGAAGAGAAGATCTCCCAGATGATGTATCACGCACCGGCGATCGAACGGCTCGGTATTCCTGAATACAATTGGTGGAATGAGTGTCTCCATGGCGTGGCCCGTGCTGGGATTGCAACGGTCTTTCCGCAGGCCATTGGGTTAGCGGCCACCTGGAACACCGAATTGATCTTCGAAGTTGCAGATGCTATTTCAACTGAGGCCCGCGCCAAGCATCATGAGTTTGTGCGACAGGGGCAGCGTGGGATGTATCAGGGATTGACATTCTGGTCGCCCAACATCAACATCTTTCGTGATCCTCGTTGGGGAAGGGGACAAGAGACATACGGTGAAGATCCGTATCTTACCGCGCGCATGGGCGTGGCGTTTGTGAGAGGCCTCCAGGGAGATGATCCAAACTATTTCAAAGTGATTGCGACGCCCAAGCATTTTGCCGTCCATAGCGGCCCAGAGCCAGATCGACATTATTTCGACGCGATCACCACGGAACAGGACCTGCGCGAGACGTATTTGCCAGCGTTTGAAGCTTGCATTCGGGAGGGGAGAGCCCAATCGATCATGGGCGCTTATAACCGTTATCAGGGCGAGGCTTGCTGTGCCAGTCATAAATTGCTGGTCCAAATTCTTCGAGGAGAATGGGGATTTGATGGCTATGTGGTATCAGACTGTGGCGCGATTCGGGATATTTTTGAGAGCCATCAGCTTGTCGATTCGCCTGAGGAGGCCGCTGCGATAGCAGTAAAAGCTGGGTGCGATCTCAACTGCGGCAACTACTACCAATATTTGTCAACCGCGGTTCAGCGCGGCTATATTTCCGAGTCCCAAATCGATCTTTCTGTCAAACGGTTGTTTAAGGCGCGCTTTCAGTTGGGTATGTTCGATCCTCCTGAGATGGTCCCCTATGCCCAAATTCCGTATCAAAAAAATGATTGTGAAGAACATCGGCAGCTATCGCTGCGGGCGGCCAGGGAGTCGATCGTTCTATTGAAAAATGATAACCAGATGCTACCTTTAAAAAAGAATTTGAAAAAGATCGCTGTGATCGGCCCTAACGCCGATGACATCGAGGTCTTATTGGGCAATTATGAAGGAACCCCTTCCCGTCCTGTGACCATCTTGAAAGGGATTCAGCGAAAGGTTGCTCCAAGTACTCAGGTCGTGTATCGTAAAGGTTGCGATTTAATTTATCCGTCAAAACCGCAGCTCAGGCCGGTCCCAGCCTCGGCATTTAAGCCTCCAATAGGTTATGAAAATCAAATTGGTTTGCGCGGAGAATATTTCGATAATATGACCCTTGAAGGGGAGCCGTTTTTGGTTCGATTCGACTCCTGCATCGATCTAAACTGGAAGATCAATCCGCCCGATCCCGAGATGAAACCAGAGCACTTTTCTGTTCGCTGGACCGGCATTTTGAATGTACCAGAAAGCGCACAATACGAATTGGGAGTTCAGAGCGATGATGGCTTTCGGCTTTATCTGGATAATCAGCTTTTTTTGGAGGATTGGACAAACCATCCTCCGCAAACCATGAGCAAGGCTATTATTCTTGAAGCGAATCGAGATTATCAGCTAAAATTGGAATATTACCACAATCGAGGCGGGGCATTGGTCCAATTGGGATGGATCAAACCCGGAGATAGAGAGGATTTCTTTCGGGCTATAGACCGTGAATTTCAAGAGGCAGTGGATTTAGCGGCAGGAGCTGACGTGATCATTATGATTGGCGGCATTCATCCCAAATTGGAAGGGGAGGAGATGCCAGTGGACGAGCCTGGTTTTCGTGGCGGTGATCGAACCTCTCTTGATCTACCAGGTGTGCAACAGCAATTGCTCGAGGCGCTGTATGCGACTGGAAAGCCGGTAGTGCTGGTATTGCTGAGCGGTAGCGCCCTCTCGGTGAATTGGGCCAATGAACACATCCCAGCGATCATCCAGGCATGGTACCCGGGACAAGAGGGAGGTACGGCTGTCGCCGATGTGCTATTCGGAGACTATAACCCAGCAGGAAGATTGCCAGTCACTTTCTATAAATCAGTTGATCAGTTGCCGCCATTCGAAGATTACAATATGGCGAATCGAACCTATCGCTATTTTAAGGGTGAGCCGCTTTTTCCGTTCGGCTATGGACTGAGCTATACGCATTTTGAATACGGCAAACTCCAGGTTCGACCAAAAAAAATAAAACCTGATGAAAATATCCTGGTAAAAGTGCTTGTCACCAATCGCGGTTTGGTAGCTGGCGATGAAGTGGTACAATTATATCTAACTGATCTGAAAAGCCCTCGACCGACCCCGATCAAATCGCTTAAAGGCTTCCGTCGAATTCATTTGAAACCAGGGGAACAGCAGATCGTTGCTTTCCAATTAAGACCAGCCGATCTATCTAGCTATGATGAATCGCGAGGATGGGTTTTAGAACCAGGACAATTCGAAGTCATGGTCGGTGGAAGTTCAAAATCGGGACTGAAAGCAAAGTTCTATGTACACCAATAA
- a CDS encoding carboxymuconolactone decarboxylase family protein: MSENIIEKFQTERARLNEIVMKYAQLEMKRFWSLDGQVYREGVLPAKFKEMLGLVASLVLRCDDCIKYHIIRCHEEGVTSQELEEALSIGLIVGGSIVIPHLRRAFEAWDELMSK; this comes from the coding sequence ATGTCTGAAAACATCATTGAGAAATTCCAAACGGAACGAGCACGACTGAATGAAATTGTCATGAAATATGCCCAATTAGAAATGAAACGGTTCTGGAGTTTGGACGGCCAAGTCTATCGCGAGGGGGTGTTACCCGCCAAATTCAAAGAAATGTTGGGCCTGGTCGCCTCTTTGGTTTTGCGTTGCGATGATTGCATCAAATACCACATCATCCGATGTCATGAGGAGGGAGTAACCAGCCAAGAATTAGAGGAAGCATTATCCATCGGACTGATCGTTGGCGGATCAATCGTGATTCCGCATTTGAGGCGTGCATTTGAGGCCTGGGATGAATTGATGTCCAAATGA
- a CDS encoding M20/M25/M40 family metallo-hydrolase, which translates to MDILDDPVAVLQKYLRINTTNSQNDLDACSFWSAIFSRYHIKNQILHIEDYHNFETYTDSPASERILLHNHLDVVSANPANWEHDPFGGHIEGGFLYGRGALDMKSIAVAQAYAMIRLSKENHPRSKWIKFCSLVQEETTSEFGAKFYVHHLAKHGYQNLIVLGEGGFGVRLPEIFDGYLLLYESEQKGLLWLTITVHSCGGHGSLSGPRKNANPVLRAAKVAEKLSSYRFPIKIEQSVRYFISHLLDQSHHKLIRSLRLMPGFELFLFNTKAGANLLNRVMTRATGIPDMFRTSLNVTNISTDKIEGIEEKRSLPFFSLRRIFGRSPKRKINPITRMGINVIPNYATITCDIRFSSIYNPESLVQLIRTIIPKDADMRIIHSQEFSSSNYRLIHDPVQQELARFSKERFLVSPFLFLASSDNYFFRKHGHHAYGLMPIVVPIEELQRIHGDNERINIQDFRQGCEAYYRILKSIVESINE; encoded by the coding sequence ATGGATATACTTGACGATCCTGTCGCTGTTCTCCAAAAATATCTTCGAATTAATACCACCAATAGCCAAAATGATCTGGATGCATGCAGCTTTTGGTCGGCTATTTTCTCTCGTTACCATATCAAAAACCAGATTCTTCATATTGAGGATTACCATAATTTTGAAACATATACAGATTCCCCAGCCAGCGAAAGAATTTTATTGCACAACCATCTCGATGTGGTGTCGGCGAATCCAGCAAATTGGGAGCATGATCCATTTGGCGGACACATTGAAGGCGGCTTTCTCTATGGCAGGGGTGCGCTGGATATGAAATCCATCGCTGTGGCCCAGGCGTACGCCATGATTCGGCTGAGCAAAGAAAACCATCCGCGATCAAAATGGATCAAATTTTGTTCACTGGTGCAAGAAGAAACCACCTCGGAATTTGGGGCGAAATTTTATGTTCACCACTTGGCCAAACACGGCTATCAAAATCTTATCGTACTCGGAGAAGGAGGCTTTGGAGTACGACTGCCGGAGATTTTTGACGGTTACCTTTTGCTTTATGAATCAGAACAAAAAGGATTGCTTTGGTTGACTATAACGGTCCATTCCTGCGGAGGTCATGGTTCTTTAAGCGGCCCACGCAAAAACGCCAATCCAGTGCTCCGGGCTGCCAAGGTCGCCGAAAAATTGAGTAGTTATCGTTTCCCGATCAAAATCGAACAATCGGTTCGATATTTTATCTCCCATTTGCTGGATCAGAGTCACCATAAGCTCATTAGATCTCTACGCCTAATGCCAGGCTTTGAGCTTTTCTTGTTTAACACCAAAGCTGGCGCCAACTTATTGAATCGGGTTATGACTCGAGCCACTGGCATCCCTGATATGTTTCGGACTTCTTTGAATGTGACCAACATTTCTACCGATAAGATTGAAGGCATCGAGGAAAAACGCTCGCTTCCATTTTTCAGCTTAAGACGAATTTTTGGCCGATCACCAAAAAGAAAAATCAACCCGATCACACGGATGGGCATAAATGTGATCCCCAATTATGCGACTATTACCTGTGATATCCGATTTAGCTCGATTTATAACCCGGAATCATTGGTTCAACTTATTCGAACGATAATCCCCAAAGATGCTGATATGAGGATTATTCATTCCCAGGAATTTTCATCTTCTAACTATCGCTTGATTCATGATCCGGTCCAACAGGAATTGGCAAGATTTTCAAAGGAGCGGTTCCTGGTTTCTCCATTTCTCTTTTTGGCCAGTTCTGATAACTACTTCTTTCGTAAACATGGGCATCATGCCTATGGTTTGATGCCAATCGTCGTCCCAATTGAAGAATTGCAAAGGATCCACGGAGATAATGAGAGAATTAATATTCAGGATTTTCGGCAGGGGTGCGAAGCCTATTATCGAATTTTGAAATCCATAGTAGAGTCCATCAATGAGTGA
- a CDS encoding NAD(P)/FAD-dependent oxidoreductase, with protein sequence MITIVGAGVVGCAIAYSLSKKCDDIFVIEKNPKVTGENQSSRNSGVIHAGIYYPKEESPLKAELSVIGNRKLYDFCQEFGVPHRMTGKLVVATEEWQLEYLKDTFDIAIQNNVPGAKMLSAEQAKALEPNIRCRQAAYFPTSGIVEPTQLVRRLSTLARQNGVYFLTGTEVTEIKAKGQYFEVGLISPNRHEILETEVLINSAGLYSDVIAKKVNPECPYEILPVRGEMAKFYKSRRSEIFHHGLNIYPTPYPLDKTGRKLVIPFAEFQSLFKAKQVLKTVGVHLTPTFDLVDDSYEIGNIVTIGPATKGVEDRENYAQDLFEPPYFWEMVHSFFPNLRTEDIELHQTGIQARLKNQFDWVIEPDEKHPRCIQLVGIDSPGLTACLAIAEYVMQLVQSI encoded by the coding sequence ATGATAACGATTGTGGGTGCAGGTGTCGTGGGGTGTGCAATCGCTTATTCACTTTCCAAAAAATGTGATGATATTTTTGTCATCGAGAAAAATCCCAAGGTGACTGGGGAGAATCAATCCTCACGTAATTCTGGGGTAATACATGCGGGGATTTATTATCCGAAAGAAGAGTCGCCGCTGAAAGCGGAACTTTCTGTAATTGGAAATCGGAAATTGTATGATTTTTGTCAGGAATTCGGGGTACCGCATCGAATGACGGGCAAGTTGGTCGTCGCTACCGAGGAATGGCAACTTGAATATTTGAAGGATACGTTTGATATTGCCATTCAAAATAATGTCCCGGGTGCAAAAATGCTTTCTGCTGAGCAAGCCAAGGCCTTGGAGCCGAACATTCGCTGCCGCCAGGCTGCTTATTTCCCGACTTCAGGGATTGTAGAACCCACCCAACTTGTGCGTCGCCTCTCAACCTTGGCGAGACAAAACGGTGTTTATTTTTTAACTGGTACCGAGGTGACAGAAATAAAAGCGAAGGGACAATATTTTGAAGTTGGGCTCATAAGTCCGAATCGTCATGAAATACTTGAGACCGAAGTTCTCATAAATTCAGCCGGATTGTACTCCGATGTCATCGCCAAAAAGGTCAATCCTGAGTGTCCCTATGAGATTTTGCCAGTGCGGGGTGAAATGGCAAAATTTTATAAGTCACGACGGTCAGAAATTTTTCATCATGGCCTGAACATTTATCCGACCCCATATCCATTGGATAAAACTGGCCGAAAACTTGTGATTCCATTTGCAGAATTTCAAAGTTTATTTAAAGCAAAGCAAGTTTTGAAAACGGTGGGAGTGCATTTGACTCCAACATTTGATCTGGTTGATGATAGCTATGAAATTGGCAATATCGTGACGATTGGCCCAGCGACGAAAGGTGTTGAAGACAGAGAAAACTATGCTCAAGATTTGTTTGAACCACCTTATTTTTGGGAGATGGTCCACTCATTTTTTCCCAATTTGCGAACTGAAGACATTGAATTGCACCAGACTGGTATTCAGGCAAGATTGAAAAACCAGTTTGATTGGGTGATCGAACCGGATGAAAAGCATCCTCGATGCATTCAATTAGTTGGGATTGACTCGCCAGGGCTCACTGCCTGTTTAGCGATCGCCGAATATGTCATGCAATTGGTTCAGAGTATTTAA
- a CDS encoding DMT family transporter yields MGQFIGEIAALTTSVAWSFTSTFFTIAGRQVGSMIVNRTRLLFASVYLMITHLVLYGALLPVAADLNRWKWLALSGLIGLVLGDGMLFEAFVLIGARLSMLMMSLVPIISTILAWLFLKEILTVFEIIAIAMTVGGIVWVIFERNHQSQRENPGEMRNYVLGILCAFGGALGQAFALITAKKGLGGDFPALSANLIRVLTATVFFWIIAIVRGEAGSNFGFWKNLTARWAIIGGSIFGPFLGIWLSMIAIKYSHIGIASTLMALPPIFLLPISYWIFHERHSWRTIIGTVLAVAGVAIIFLA; encoded by the coding sequence ATGGGTCAATTTATTGGTGAAATTGCGGCACTGACGACATCAGTAGCATGGTCATTTACTTCGACATTTTTTACAATCGCTGGCAGACAAGTAGGGTCGATGATCGTTAACAGGACGCGGTTGTTATTCGCCAGCGTTTATTTGATGATCACCCATCTTGTTTTATATGGAGCGCTTTTGCCAGTGGCTGCTGATTTGAATCGCTGGAAATGGTTGGCCTTATCTGGTCTGATCGGTCTGGTATTAGGTGATGGGATGCTATTCGAAGCGTTCGTACTTATTGGGGCTCGCCTCTCAATGCTGATGATGTCCTTGGTGCCCATTATCTCGACAATCCTTGCATGGTTATTCTTAAAGGAAATTTTAACAGTTTTCGAAATCATCGCTATCGCAATGACGGTCGGAGGAATCGTTTGGGTCATCTTCGAACGCAATCATCAGAGTCAGCGGGAGAATCCTGGGGAAATGCGCAATTACGTTCTAGGGATCCTTTGCGCTTTTGGCGGCGCATTGGGACAAGCATTCGCGTTGATCACTGCAAAGAAAGGATTGGGAGGAGACTTTCCAGCTCTATCAGCCAATCTGATTCGTGTACTAACTGCTACGGTGTTTTTCTGGATCATAGCAATTGTTCGGGGTGAAGCTGGTTCCAACTTTGGTTTCTGGAAGAATTTAACAGCTCGTTGGGCGATCATTGGCGGCTCGATCTTTGGGCCGTTTCTTGGTATCTGGCTCTCGATGATCGCCATTAAATATTCACATATTGGTATTGCCTCGACACTCATGGCCCTGCCGCCTATTTTTTTGTTGCCGATTTCTTACTGGATTTTTCATGAGCGTCATAGCTGGAGGACCATTATAGGAACAGTTCTGGCTGTTGCTGGAGTTGCTATCATCTTTTTAGCGTAA